From a single Ailuropoda melanoleuca isolate Jingjing chromosome 12, ASM200744v2, whole genome shotgun sequence genomic region:
- the IRF8 gene encoding interferon regulatory factor 8 produces MCDRNGGRRLRQWLIEQIDSNMYPGLIWENDEKSMFRIPWKHAGKQDYNQEVDASIFKAWAVFKGKFKEGDKAEPATWKTRLRCALNKSPDFEEVTDRSQLDISEPYKVYRIVPEEEQKCKLGMATPGCVSEITEMECGRSEIDELIKEPSVDDYMGVVKRSPSPPEACRNQLLPDWWAQQPSAGLPLVTGYAAYDAHHSAFSQMVISFYYGGKLVGQTTTSCPEGCRLSLGQPGPPGAKLYGPEGLELVRFPPADAIPSERQRQVTRKLFGHLERGVLLHSSRQGVLVKRLCQGRVFCSGNAVLCKDRPNKLERDEVVKVFDTSQFFRGLSLEPEERGARGACVGGWQFRSCSVLSRPATLGHLCVERGCGHSSFPEWLWGVLRTPAPPSGTVRRSWQPVRNAEARAPPPPAGRDPRFGKVPGDQGAHSETGILPWCSSWKVGAALSSAAXYNNQSRLPDGRVVLCFGEEFPDMTPLRSKLILVQIEQLYVRQLVEEAGKTCGTGSMVPPPEDPQPDQVFRMFPDICASHQRPFFRENQQITV; encoded by the exons ATGTGTGACCGGAATGGTGGCCGGCGGCTTCGGCAGTGGCTGATCGAGCAGATCGACAGCAACATGTACCCAGGGCTGATTTGGGAAAACGATGAGAAGAGCATGTTCCGGATCCCTTGGAAACACGCCGGCAAACAAGATTATAATCAGGAAGTGGACGCGTCCATTTTTAAG GCCTGGGCAGTCTTCAAAGGGAAATTTAAGGAAGGGGACAAGGCTGAACCAGCCACTTGGAAGACAAGGCTACGCTGTGCTTTGAACAAGAGCCCAGATTTTGAGGAAGTGACAGACCGGTCCCAGCTGGACATTTCTGAGCCATACAAAGTTTACCGCATCGTCCCCGAGGAAGAGCAAAAAT GTAAATTAGGCATGGCGACCCCTGGCTGCGTGAGCGAGATCACCGAGATGGAGTGCGGGCGTTCCGAAATCGATGAGCTCATCAAGGAG CCTTCCGTGGACGACTACATGGGCGTGGTCAAACGGAGCCCCTCCCCGCCCGAGGCCTGCAGGAACCAGCTGCTCCCGGACTGGTGGGCACAGCAGCCCAGTGCAG GCTTGCCACTGGTGACGGGGTACGCTGCCTACGACGCGCACCATTCAG CCTTCTCCCAGATGGTCATCAGCTTCTACTATGGGGGCAAGCTGGTGGGCCAGACCACCACCAGCTGCCCCGAGGGCTGCCGCCTGTCGCTGGGCCAGCCGGGCCCGCCCGGCGCCAAGCTGTACGGCCCCGAGGGCCTGGAGCTGGTGCGCTTCCCGCCGGCGGACGCCATCCCCAGCGAGCGGCAGCGGCAGGTGACGCGGAAGCTGTTCGGGCACCTGGAGCGCGGCGTGCTTCTGCACAGCAGCCGGCAGGGCGTGCTGGTCAAGCGGCTGTGTCAGGGCCGCGTGTTCTGCAGCGGCAACGCCGTGCTCTGCAAGGACCGGCCCAACAAGCTGGAGCGCGACGAGGTGGTCAAGGTCTTCGACACCAGCCAGTTCTTCCGAGGTCTGTCCCTTGAGCCCGAGGAGCGGGGGGCACGGGgtgcatgtgtgggggggtggcagTTCCGGTCCTGCTCTGTGCTTTCTCGCCCAGCaaccctggggcacctgtgtgtAGAACGGGGGTGCGGACACAGCTCCTTTCCTGAGTGGCTGTGGGGAGTGTTAAGGACTCCCGCACCTCCATCAGGGACTGTCCGCAGGTCCTGGCAGCCGGTAAGAAATGCAGAGGCGCGGGCCCCACCCCCGCCTGCAGGGCGAGACCCGCGTTTTGGCAAGGTCCCCGGGGATCAAGGTGCACATTCTGAGACAGG CATCCTGCCCTGGTGCTCCTCCTGGAAGGTCGGGGCGGCCCTGAGCTCAG CCGCCCNCTACAACAACCAGAGCCGGCTTCCCGACGGCAGGGTAGTACTGTGCTTCGGAGAAGAGTTTCCAGACATGACCCCCTTACGCTCCAAACTCATCCTCGTGCAG ATCGAGCAGCTTTATGTCCGGCAGCTGGTGGAGGAAGCTGGGAAGACCTGCGGCACCGGCTCCATGGTGCCGCCTCCCGAGGACCCCCAGCCAGACCAGGTCTTCCGGATGTTTCCAGACATCTGTGCCTCACACCAGAGACCTTTTTTCAGAGAAAACCAACAGATCACGGTTTAA